One Nicotiana tomentosiformis chromosome 4, ASM39032v3, whole genome shotgun sequence genomic window carries:
- the LOC138909409 gene encoding uncharacterized protein produces the protein MARDLDQMKCIKDEEGRALLDEALNRRRWQTYFHNILNEEGDMIIELGDLEHSESCRNFRYCRRIRVEEVEGAMRKTSKGREISPDEIPMEFWKSVGRAGLEWLTGFFNVIFRTNKMPEEWRWSTMVPLYMNKGDIQSCNNYRGIKLLNHTMKV, from the coding sequence ATGGCCCGTGACCTGGACCAAATGAAGTGCATAAAGGACGAGGAAGGCAGAGCTTTGTTGGATGAGGCACTTAATCGACgaagatggcagacttacttccaTAACATCTTGAACGAAGAGGGGGATATGATCATTGAACTAGGCGACTTAGAACACTCTGAGAGCTGTAGGAACTTTAGGTATTGTAGGCGTATAAGAGTCGAGGAggttgagggggctatgcgtaagacgAGCAAGGGGAGAGAAATCAGTCCAGACGAGATCCCaatggaattttggaagagcgtGGGTAGGGctggcttggagtggctcactgggttctttaatgtcatttttaggacgAACAAGATGCCCGAAGAATGGAGATGGAGTACGATGGTCCCGCTGTATatgaacaagggtgatatccaaagttGCAACAACTACCGGGGCATCAAGTTACTAAACCATACTATGAAAGTTTAG
- the LOC108944970 gene encoding DExH-box ATP-dependent RNA helicase DExH12-like: MGHLEAQAVYEYGANSPESLYGKIDPKTFGDRAYKGRPDKAARKREPLLVSDWHRQSKKRRLLESVLTSTEEEGVYQPKTKQARAAYEAMLSLIQQQLGGQPLNIVTAAADEILAVLKNDYFTNSDKKKDLIENLLNSVSNEVFDQLVSIGRLITDYQGDGDGDGYAPLDDDVGVAVQFEENEEEEEESDLDDEEDEDNDVLDADCSGAMPIIADYEMREADEGMSLNVQDVDAYWLQRKISQAYEHQIDPQQSQKLAEEVLKTLAEGDDREVETKLLLHLQFDKFSLIKYLLRNRLKVVWCTRLARAEDQSKRKEIEQEMLRLGPDHAAVLEQLYATRATAKERQLNLEKNIREEARHLKDGDRDNDNAWLMGQRRLLDLDSLAFHHGSLSMENTKCELPVGSYRNHRKGYEEVHVPALKPKPLTPGEELVKISSIPVWAQPAFSGMTQLNRVQSKVYEAALFSPENILLCAPTGAGKTNVAMLTILQQIALNHNLDGSFNHTNYKIVYVAPIKALVSEVVGNLSKRLEHYGVKVKELSGDQTLTRQQIEETQIIVTTPEKWDIITRKSGDRTYMQLVKLVIIDEIHLLHDNRGPVLESIIARTIRQIEITKEHIRLVGLSATLPNYQDVALFLRVDLNKGLFHFDNSYRPVPLAQQYIGITVKKPLQRFQLMNDICYEKVINVAGKHQVLIFVHSRKETTKTARAIRHAALGNDTLTKFLKEDGLTREILQSQTELIKSNDLKDLLPYGFAIHHAGLVRTDRQLVEELFADGHVQVLVSTATLAWGVNLPAHTVIIKGTKIYNPEKGAWTELSPLDVMQMLGRAGRPQYDTYGEGIIITGHSELKYYLSLMNEQLPIESQFISKLADQLNAEIVLGTVQNVKEACKWLLYTYLYVRMVQNPTLYGLAADALETDYALEGRRADLVYSAATLLDKSNLVKYDKRSGYFQMTDLGRIASYYYITHGTISTYNEHLKPITGDIEFCRLFSLSEEFKYVTVRQDEKIELAKLLDRVPIPVKESLEEPSAKINVLLQAYISRLKLEGLSLSSDMVYISQSAARLMRALFEIVLKRGWAKLAEKALKWCKMISKRMWSVQTPLRQFHDISNEILMKLEKKDLAWERYYDLSSQELGELIRFPKKGRTLHKCIHQFPKLNLAAHVQPITRSVLRVELTITPDFQWEDVVHGFVEPFWVIVEDNDGEYILHHECFMLKKQYIDEDHTLNFTVPIYEPLPLQYFIRVVSDRWLGSETVLPVSFLHLTLPEKYLPPTELLDLQPLPVTALRHPAYEALYQDFKHFNPVQTQVFTVLYNSNDNVLVAAPTGSGKTICAEFAILRNHQKGPDNISRTVYIAPLEALAKERFSDWKKKFGDSLGIRVVKLTGETAKDLKLLEKGQLIISTPEKWDALSRRWKQRKHVQQVGLFIIDELHLIGGQGGPILEVIVSRMRYISSQVENKIRIVALSTSLANAKDLGEWIGATSHGLFNFPSGVRPVPLDIHIQGVDIANFEARMQAMTKHTYTAIVQHARKGKPAIVYVPMRKHVRLTAVDLMSYSSMDREDTPMFLLRSAEELEPFVERINEPMLKETLKYGVGYLHDGLSGSDQEIVKTLFETGWIQVCVMDSTMCWGVPLSAHLVVVTGTQYYDGRENMHTDYPVTDLLKMMGHASRPLVDSCGKCVILCHAPRKDYYKKFLYDAFPVESHLQHYLHDNLIAEVIVGVIQNKQDAVDYLTWTFMYRRLTQNPNYYNLQGVSHRHLSDHLSELVENAISDLEASKCVAVEDDFLLSPLNLGMIASYYYISYTTIERFSSSLTSKTKLKGLLEILASASEYKRLPIRPGEEELTRRLINHQRFSFRNPKYTDPHTKANALLQAHFSRQVLGGNLASDQQQVLLSAIRLLQAMVDVISRNKWLSLALLAMEVSQMLTQGTWAHDSILLQVPHFTNELAKKCQENPGKSIETVFDLVEMEDDERRELLQMSDLQLMDVARFCNRFPNIDLTYDVLNRDNVSAGDDVSVQVTLERDLEGGTEVGPVFAPRYPTTKEEGWWLVVGDTKSNQLLAIKRVTLQRKSSVKLNFSAPAEAGTRTYTLYFMCDSYLGCDQEYTLTLDVKAAMTKEDSERV, translated from the coding sequence ATGGGCCATTTGGAAGCACAAGCAGTGTATGAATACGGAGCCAACTCACCTGAGTCTCTTTATGGGAAAATAGACCCCAAAACATTTGGTGATCGTGCTTACAAGGGTAGACCTGACAAGGCTGCTAGGAAGCGCGAACCACTACTTGTCTCTGATTGGCATAGACAAAGCAAGAAGAGACGGTTACTTGAAAGTGTTCTTACTTCAACTGAGGAAGAAGGTGTTTACCAGCCTAAAACCAAGCAAGCTAGGGCTGCTTATGAGGCCATGCTCAGCCTCATTCAGCAGCAACTTGGTGGCCAACCATTGAATATTGTTACTGCTGCAGCTGATGAGATATTGGCTGTCTTAAAAAATGACTACTTTACCAACTCTGATAAGAAGAAAGACCTGATTGAAAACCTGTTAAATTCCGTATCAAATGAGGTGTTTGACCAGTTGGTGTCGATTGGGCGACTCATCACTGATTATCAAGGCGATGGCGATGGCGATGGCTATGCACCTCTGGATGATGATGTTGGTGTGGCTGTTCAGtttgaggagaatgaagaagaagaagaagagagtgaCCTTGATGATGAAGAGGATGAGGACAATGATGTGCTGGATGCCGACTGTTCTGGTGCTATGCCTATCATTGCTGATTATGAGATGCGTGAGGCGGATGAGGGAATGTCCTTGAATGTTCAGGACGTAGATGCTTATTGGCTTCAAAGAAAGATCTCTCAAGCTTATGAGCACCAGATCGATCCGCAACAGAGCCAAAAGCTTGCTGAAGAGGTTCTCAAAACTCTTGCTGAAGGCGATGATCGTGAAGTAGAAACCAAGCTACTGTTGCATCTCCAATTTGATAAGTTCAGTCTCATCAAATATCTTCTGCGGAATCGGCTAAAGGTAGTATGGTGTACCCGTCTTGCACGGGCTGAAGACCAATCGAAAAGGAAGGAAATTGAACAAGAGATGTTGCGGTTGGGGCCGGATCATGCCGCGGTACTAGAGCAGTTGTATGCTACTAGGGCTACTGCAAAAGAGAGGCAGCTGAATTTGGAGAAAAACATTAGGGAAGAGGCTCGGCATCTCAAAGATGGTGACAGAGATAATGATAATGCTTGGTTAATGGGGCAACGCCGGCTGCTTGATCTTGACAGCCTTGCATTTCATCATGGTAGTCTGTCGATGGAAAATACAAAATGCGAGCTTCCAGTGGGGTCTTATAGGAATCATAGGAAGGGGTATGAGGAAGTTCACGTGCCAGCACTGAAGCCAAAGCCACTAACCCCTGGAGAAGAGCTTGTGAAGATCTCCTCCATTCCAGTGTGGGCTCAACCAGCGTTCAGTGGGATGACCCAATTGAATAGGGTTCAGAGTAAAGTATATGAGGCTGCCCTCTTTTCCCCAGAGAACATCTTGCTCTGTGCTCCAACGGGTGCTGGGAAGACCAATGTAGCTATGCTCACTATACTTCAGCAAATCGCTCTAAACCACAACTTAGATGGATCATTCAACCACACCAATTATAAGATTGTGTATGTGGCACCTATTAAAGCCCTTGTTTCTGAAGTGGTTGGCAATCTCTCCAAGCGTTTGGAACATTACGGTGTCAAGGTGAAAGAGTTGAGCGGTGATCAAACATTAACTCGTCAACAGATTGAAGAGACTCAAATTATTGTGACTACCCCTGAGAAGTGGGATATTATAACTAGAAAGTCAGGTGATCGCACCTATATGCAGCTTGTTAAACTTGTTATTATTGATGAGATACATCTCCTGCATGACAATCGAGGTCCTGTCTTGGAGAGTATCATTGCAAGAACTATCAGACAGATTGAAATCACAAAAGAGCATATTCGGCTTGTTGGATTGTCAGCAACTCTTCCAAATTATCAGGATGTGGCTTTGTTTTTGCGAGTTGATCTGAATAAAGGACTCTTCCATTTTGACAATAGCTATAGACCTGTACCGTTGGCTCAACAGTATATTGGAATTACTGTTAAGAAGCCACTGCAGAGGTTCCAGTTGATGAATGATATTTGCTATGAGAAGGTGATTAATGTTGCAGGAAAGCATCAGGTGCTTATTTTTGTTCATTCTAGGAAGGAAACAACTAAAACAGCTCGAGCAATCCGGCATGCTGCACTTGGTAATGACACCCTTACTAAGTTTTTGAAGGAGGATGGTTTAACTCGGGAAATTTTACAGTCTCAAACTGAGCTTATCAAGAGCAATGATCTCAAAGATCTTTTACCATATGGTTTTGCAATTCACCATGCGGGTTTGGTCAGAACTGATCGGCAGCTTGTGGAGGAGCTTTTTGCTGATGGACATGTGCAAGTGTTGGTCTCAACTGCAACTTTAGCATGGGGTGTAAATTTACCTGCACATACTGTTATTATAAAAGGTACCAAGATTTACAATCCTGAAAAAGGAGCATGGACTGAACTCAGTCCTCTTGATGTTATGCAAATGCTTGGCCGTGCTGGAAGGCCTCAGTATGACACTTATGGTGAAGGAATCATCATAACTGGACACAGTGAACTGAAATATTATCTTTCTTTGATGAATGAACAGCTTCCTATTGAAAGTCAGTTTATATCCAAGTTGGCTGATCAATTGAATGCAGAGATTGTTCTTGGGACAGTACAGAATGTCAAAGAGGCATGCAAGTGGCTCCTATATACTTACCTCTATGTTCGCATGGTACAGAATCCCACACTTTATGGTCTAGCTGCGGATGCCCTCGAAACTGATTATGCTTTGGAGGGAAGGCGTGCTGACTTGGTTTATTCTGCTGCTACGTTGCTGGACAAGAGTAACTTGGTTAAGTACGATAAGAGAAGTGGATATTTCCAGATGACTGACCTGGGGCGCATTGCGAGCTATTATTACATAACTCATGGGACAATTTCCACGTACAATGAGCATTTGAAGCCCATCACAGGTGATATTGAATTTTGTAGGCTTTTCTCTCTTAGTGAGGAATTCAAATATGTAACAGTCAGACAAGATGAGAAAATAGAATTGGCAAAGCTTCTAGATCGTGTCCCTATTCCGGTAAAAGAGAGTCTTGAGGAGCCTAGCGCCAAGATCAATGTTCTACTGCAGGCGTATATTTCACGGCTGAAGCTTGAAGGGTTATCTCTGTCATCCGACATGGTTTATATATCTCAGAGTGCTGCACGTCTGATGCGAGCCCTTTTTGAGATTGTTCTGAAGAGAGGATGGGCTAAGTTAGCTGAGAAGGCCTTGAAATGGTGCAAAATGATAAGTAAGAGGATGTGGAGCGTACAGACACCACTCCGCCAATTCCACGACATTTCAAATGAGATCTTGATGAAGTTGGAGAAGAAAGATCTTGCTTGGGAGCGTTATTACGATCTTTCATCACAAGAGTTGGGAGAGCTTATCCGGTTCCCGAAGAAGGGTAGAACGTTACACAAGTGTATTCATCAGTTCCCGAAGCTGAACCTCGCAGCACATGTTCAGCCAATTACCCGGTCAGTCTTGAGGGTAGAATTGACCATTACACCGGATTTCCAGTGGGAGGACGTGGTCCATGGTTTTGTAGAACCTTTCTGGGTGATTGTTGAAGACAATGATGGGGAATATATTCTTCATCATGAATGTTTCATGCTGAAGAAGCAGTATATTGATGAAGACCATACTTTGAACTTCACAGTCCCAATATATGAGCCATTGCCCCTTCAGTATTTCATTCGTGTTGTCTCTGACAGGTGGCTAGGGTCTGAGACTGTTTTGCCAGTCTCTTTCCTACACCTGACTTTGCCAGAAAAATATCTTCCTCCCACTGAGTTACTAGACTTACAACCTCTTCCAGTTACTGCATTGAGGCATCCAGCATATGAAGCACTTTATCAAGATTTTAAGCATTTCAATCCGGTTCAGACTCAGGTATTCACCGTTTTGTACAATTCAAATGACAATGTCTTGGTTGCAGCTCCAACTGGTAGTGGGAAGACCATTTGCGCTGAATTTGCCATATTGAGGAATCATCAGAAAGGACCTGATAATATCAGTCGTACTGTGTATATAGCTCCACTAGAGGCTCTGGCCAAGGAGCGGTTCAGTGATTGGAAGAAGAAATTTGGAGACTCTCTGGGAATTAGAGTTGTTAAATTAACTGGGGAGACTGCCAAAGATCTGAAGCTGTTAGAGAAGGGTCAGTTAATTATCAGCACGCCTGAGAAATGGGATGCTTTATCTCGTCGCTGGAAACAGCGAAAGCATGTTCAGCAAGTCGGTCTTTTCATTATTGATGAATTGCACCTGATTGGTGGTCAAGGTGGCCCAATCCTGGAGGTGATTGTCTCTCGGATGAGATATATTTCAAGCCAGGTTGAGAACAAGATCCGCATCGTTGCTTTGTCAACTTCCCTAGCTAATGCCAAGGATTTGGGAGAATGGATTGGGGCTACATCTCATGGGCTCTTCAACTTTCCTTCTGGTGTTAGGCCCGTGCCACTGGATATACACATTCAAGGTGTTGATATTGCTAACTTTGAAGCTAGGATGCAAGCCATGACAAAACACACATATACTGCAATTGTCCAACATGCAAGGAAAGGAAAGCCTGCAATTGTGTACGTCCCCATGAGGAAGCATGTGCGCTTGACTGCTGTAGATCTGATGAGTTATTCTAGTATGGACAGAGAAGACACACCCATGTTTCTGCTACGATCTGCAGAAGAGCTGGAGCCTTTTGTGGAGAGGATCAATGAACCTATGCTGAAAGAGACACTCAAGTATGGTGTGGGCTACTTGCATGACGGATTGAGCGGCAGTGATCAGGAAATAGTGAAGACGTTGTTTGAAACTGGATGGATTCAAGTATGTGTAATGGACAGTACAATGTGTTGGGGAGTACCACTATCTGCCCATTTGGTGGTGGTGACGGGAACACAGTACTATGATGGTAGGGAAAATATGCACACTGATTATCCAGTTACTGATTTGTTGAAGATGATGGGTCATGCGAGTCGACCTCTTGTAGATAGCTGTGGGAAGTGTGTCATCCTTTGCCATGCACCACGCAAGGACTACTACAAGAAGTTCTTGTATGATGCATTCCCAGTTGAAAGCCATCTGCAACACTATCTCCATGACAATTTGATTGCTGAGGTGATTGTGGGAGTTATTCAGAACAAGCAGGATGCGGTGGATTACCTAACATGGACCTTCATGTATAGAAGGCTGACACAGAATCCAAACTACTACAATCTGCAGGGTGTTAGTCACAGGCATCTGTCGGACCACCTCTCAGAGCTGGTGGAGAATGCTATCAGTGACTTGGAGGCAAGCAAATGCGTTGCTGTTGAGGATGACTTTTTGCTTTCACCTTTGAACCTTGGCATGATAGCGTCATACTATTATATCAGTTACACGACAATAGAGCGATTTAGCTCTTCCCTGACCTCCAAAACGAAGTTGAAGGGCTTACTGGAAATATTGGCTTCAGCGTCGGAGTATAAACGGTTGCCGATAAGACCAGGTGAAGAGGAGTTGACAAGAAGGTTGATTAATCACCAGCGTTTCTCCTTTAGGAATCCGAAATACACAGATCCTCACACCAAGGCTAATGCTCTTTTACAAGCCCATTTTTCTAGGCAAGTGTTGGGTGGAAATCTTGCTTCTGACCAGCAACAGGTGCTTCTTTCTGCTATTAGGCTGCTTCAAGCAATGGTTGATGTTATTTCCAGAAACAAATGGCTTAGTCTAGCACTTCTAGCAATGGAGGTGAGCCAGATGTTGACACAGGGAACGTGGGCACATGACTCGATACTTCTTCAGGTTCCACACTTTACAAATGAATTGGCTAAGAAGTGCCAAGAAAATCCAGGAAAGAGTATAGAAACAGTGTTTGATTTAGTGGAGATGGAAGATGACGAGAGGCGTGAGCTCTTGCAAATGTCGGACTTACAGCTTATGGATGTTGCCCGGTTTTGTAATCGGTTTCCAAACATTGATTTGACATATGATGTGTTGAACCGTGATAATGTGAGTGCTGGAGACGATGTGAGTGTGCAGGTAACCCTTGAGCGAGATCTTGAGGGTGGAACAGAGGTTGGACCTGTTTTTGCACCTAGATATCCCACGACCAAGGAAGAAGGATGGTGGCTTGTTGTCGGCGATACAAAGAGCAACCAACTGCTGGCCATTAAGAGAGTTACCCTGCAAAGGAAGTCCAGTGTCAAGCTCAATTTTTCTGCACCTGCAGAAGCTGGAACGAGGACCTACACACTCTATTTCATGTGTGATTCTTATCTGGGTTGTGACCAGGAGTATACTCTTACACTTGATGTTAAAGCGGCAATGACTAAAGAGGACAGTGAAAGAGTCTGA